A part of Anabas testudineus chromosome 9, fAnaTes1.2, whole genome shotgun sequence genomic DNA contains:
- the si:ch73-195i19.3 gene encoding beta-1,3-galactosyltransferase 2, producing MRRSFSWRLLKLFTALAIFVVSAQILVSTRSKQAAKPLPLSVEEYRILSPLTYQYVLNQPAACRYRSPFLLFMVPVAPHEAAAREAIRTTWGAPGQDTLTLFYAGLPEEGRASGIQEALEEENRKHADIIQMNFQDSYQNLTIKTMMMMNWLATHCPNASYVMKVDSDIFVNVFYLMRRLRGSPRRGFITGSVITDGKPRRDRDSKWHVSEEAYPEDSFPPYVSGAGYVFSADLAGRISWASRYVRMIPLEDVYVGLCLRVVGVRPVYSLTLLPFRNLFEVGKLEYNRCTFSRLLIVNGVKPSKLLQVWQDFSKGQRSCSQSALE from the coding sequence ATGAGGAGAAGCTTTTCCTGGAGGTTACTGAAGTTGTTCACCGCTTTAGCGATTTTCGTCGTGTCCGCTCAGATCTTAGTCAGCACACGGAGTAAACAAGCAGCAAAGCCACTTCCGCTCTCTGTGGAGGAGTACAGGATCTTATCCCCTCTAACATACCAGTATGTTCTCAACCAGCCGGCTGCATGCAGGTACAGAAGCCCCTTCCTGCTCTTCATGGTCCCGGTTGCCCCTCATGAAGCTGCAGCTAGAGAGGCCATCAGGACAACATGGGGGGCTCCAGGACAGGACACCCTGACTTTGTTTTACGCGGGGCTCCCTGAGGAAGGACGAGCTTCAGGCATCCAGGAGGCGCTGGAAGAAGAGAACAGGAAACATGCAGACATCATCCAGATGAACTTCCAGGACAGTTACCAGAACCTCACCATCAAgaccatgatgatgatgaactggCTGGCTACTCACTGCCCAAACGCCTCCTACGTCATGAAGGTGGACTCTGACATCTTTGTGAACGTGTTCTACCTCATGAGGCGACTGAGGGGCTCCCCACGGCGGGGCTTCATCACGGGCTCTGTGATCACTGATGGCAAGCCGAGGAGGGACAGGGACAGTAAATGGCATGTATCAGAGGAAGCGTACCCTGAGGACAGCTTCCCCCCTTATGTTTCTGGAGCTGGGTATGTCTTCTCCGCGGACCTGGCTGGCAGGATCTCCTGGGCGTCCAGGTACGTCCGAATGATCCCTCTGGAGGACGTGTACGTGGGGTTGTGTCTGCGAGTGGTGGGCGTCCGGCCGGTGTACTCCCTCACCCTGCTGCCCTTCAGGAACCTGTTTGAAGTGGGAAAGCTGGAGTACAACAGGTGCACCTTTTCCAGACTTCTCATTGTCAATGGGGTTAAGCCATCAAAGCTGCTGCAGGTCTGGCAGGATTTCTCCAAAGGCCAAAGAAGCTGCTCACAAAGTGCTTTAGAGTAA